A single genomic interval of Canis lupus dingo isolate Sandy chromosome 6, ASM325472v2, whole genome shotgun sequence harbors:
- the S1PR1 gene encoding sphingosine 1-phosphate receptor 1 produces MGSTSVPLVKALRSPVSDYVNYDIIVRHYNYTGKLNTSADKENGIKMSSVVFILICCFIILENIFVLLTIWKTKKFHRPMYYFIGNLALSDLLAGVAYTANLLLSGATTYKLTPAQWFLREGSMFVALSASVFSLLAIAIERYITMLKMKLHNGSNSFRSFLLISACWVISLVLGGLPIMGWNCIGALASCSTVLPLYHKHYILFCTTVFTLLLLAIVILYCRIYSLVRTRSRRLTFRKNISKASRSSEKSLALLKTVIIVLSVFIACWAPLFILLLLDVGCKVKTCDILFRAEYFLVLAVLNSGTNPIIYTLTNKEMRRAFIRILSCCKCPGGDPAGKFKRPIIAGVEFSRSKSDNSSHPQKDDGDNPETVMSSGNVNSSS; encoded by the coding sequence ATGGGGTCCACCAGCGTCCCGCTGGTCAAGGCCCTGCGCAGTCCCGTCTCCGACTACGTCAACTACGATATCATCGTCCGGCACTATAACTACACGGGCAAGCTGAACACCAGCGCGGACAAGGAGAATGGCATTAAAATGAGCTCGGTGGTGTTCATCCTCATCTGCTGCTTTATCATCCTAGAGAACATCTTCGTCTTGCTGACCATTTGGAAAACCAAGAAGTTCCACCGACCTATGTACTATTTCATCGGCAACCTGGCCCTGTCTGACCTGTTGGCGGGGGTGGCCTACACGGCCAACCTGCTCTTGTCTGGCGCCACCACCTACAAGCTCACCCCCGCTCAGTGGTTCCTGCGGGAGGGGAGCATGTTCGTGGCCTTGTCGGCCTCCGTGTTCAGCCTCCTGGCCATCGCCATCGAGCGCTACATCACGATGCTGAAGATGAAACTCCACAACGGGAGCAACAGCTTCCGCTCCTTCCTGCTCATCAGCGCCTGCTGGGTCATCTCCCTGGTCCTGGGCGGCCTGCCCATCATGGGCTGGAACTGCATCGGCGCGCTGGCCAGCTGCTCCACCGTGCTGCCGCTCTACCACAAGCACTATATCCTCTTCTGCACCACCGTCTTCACGCTGCTCCTGCTCGCCATCGTCATCCTGTACTGCAGGATCTACTCCCTGGTCAGGacgcggagccgccgcctgacCTTCCGCAAGAACATCTCCAAGGCCAGCCGCAGCTCCGAGAAGTCGCTGGCCCTGCTCAAGACCGTCATTATCGTCCTGAGCGTCTTCATCGCCTGCTGGGCGCCGCTCTTCATCCTGCTGCTGCTGGACGTGGGCTGCAAGGTGAAGACGTGCGACATCCTCTTCAGAGCCGAGTACTTCCTGGTGCTGGCCGTGCTCAACTCGGGCACCAACCCCATCATCTACACCCTCACCAACAAGGAGATGCGCCGGGCCTTCATCCGGATCCTGTCCTGCTGCAAGTGCCCGGGCGGGGACCCCGCGGGCAAGTTCAAGCGGCCCATCATCGCCGGCGTGGAGTTCAGCCGCAGTAAGTCGGACAACTCCTCCCACCCGCAGAAGGACGATGGGGACAACCCGGAGACCGTTATGTCCTCTGGAAATGTCAACTCTTCTTCCTAG